TGACATGAATTTCGATGATTtcagctgggggaaaaaaatagcgaGCAAGATAACACTTTGAATGAATCATTCACTTGATTTGGAGTGGTCTATTCAGCAAAGCTCTTCTCGATGTATCGAGTTCACTGTACCGTTTTACTGATATTATTTATGTTATGCTTTAAgagctctctgtctctgtctgtctgtctctctctctatatctatctatccatctatctatctatctatctatctatctatctatctatatctatatatatatatatatatatatatatatatatatatatatatatatatatatatagccaaataAACCCAAATCTCGTTCGGTCTGGGGAAATTTCTGTTGGCTGGTGTGGGCGGAGGCTGCCGACAGACGGTTACAGACACCTCCCCCACCAGGGGCCTTGCACCCCCTAGGATCAgctgactcaccaccaccagctgattcCCACGTGACTCGCGTCGCTGCTTTACGTTCTGACTATTAATGTTTCCGTTGGGAGTATCACTTCCCTCTGCCGTCTGACTGTTCTGTGTAATCCCAGCATCACGAAATCCATCATGATAATCTATAATTCGTTAATGTAACACATACTGCCAATAAAGAGATTCATATGTTGAACAATCAGAGATGAATACATATGAAGTGAGCGAAGCTTTGTGAAACAGTTTATCGATCGACAggtagtgggagggtgagggggggtggagtGCCTCTcttgtagcagcaacaacagataAAGGGCTGCTTTGTCTGCTGATAGGTTTATGCATTTACTAACTACCACGAGACCGTGACCCCACACAGTCAAACGTCGCCTTCCTAACGACTCTCTCTAATTTCTTTTCGTCGCATTCCCTCCAAAACCATTCCACCGGATTTGTCAggtgtggggttcgaacccacgcACTCATACGAGTACCAGAACTTAAGTCTGGCGCCTTAGACCACTCGGCCAACCTGACCTGATTTCCCTGCTAGTATCAACAAAAGGAATTCTGAGCTAGCTACATCCCTGCTTCTGGTTACACTACAGTCGGATTACAAACAAGGTTGGAATCGAGTTAATCAGGGACAGCTACATTTATCACATCCAATGTCAGGGATGCAATTAGcctttacctatatatatatatatatatatatatatatatatatatatatatatatatatatatatatatacctgggataAATATAATTCAAAATTGCATCAGGGCATCCAAGGGACCTCATTTTCacagatatttctttcttttctaattaCTTTTTCCCTAAGTAATTATAGTTTTTCAAGAATATTGACTTTACATATTACTCTTTTTGAATGATTCCTGTCAACTAGCGAACTAACTCTTTTGCACACCTCGTTCTTTCGAGTTCTCTGTGGTCTGCTGTTAAGGAATACAGTCTGCAAGATGCAGAAACGCGCCAAGGCGGGAGAGTCGTGGCGTTACAGAATACAGAAAAAATGCGTCCGCTGTAGCAGTGCTCGCTGACTCAATTCAGTAAACTATTTTTGAAATATATGATAGATGTACTTGATCTTGTGGGGGAACGAAGGTGGGAGggatccttgtgtacgatggcctgtcctggtcgtaccgtcgtatgagTCATAAGGTgacccccttaagcacgacggtacgatcattgagcaatgatcgtaccgtcgtgctcagaggtcataccatcatgctaaaGCAAAGTACCATTATACTCAGATATCATCCCATCATGCTCATGGGGtcataacgtcatgctcaagggtcgtgccgtcatgctcaaggggtcgtaccgtcatgctcaaggggtcgtaccgtcatgctcatcaGTCGTATCGACGTGTTCAAGAAGTTAACGATCTCAGTCTCAATGCGTTCAAGatatataagtaaaaaaaaaaaaaaaagccgttatcaacattcctccacacacaacaccctcctacATCCCTCTTACTTTTCCATTATCGCCGACTCCTAAATATGGGTTAGTTATAGGGGGAAGGAAACAGCTCAACCATTGGTTAGTTCAGTCAGTGATAAAATGAAACAACTTCACCAATGGTTAGTAGTTCAGTCATTGTGATAAAATGGAACAGCTTCACCAATGGTTAGTGGTTCAGTCAGTTATAAAATGAAACAGCGCCACCAGTGGTGAGTGGTTCAGTCATTATGATAAAATGAAACAGCTCGACTAGTGGTTAGTGGTTCAGTCATTCTGATAAAATGAAACAGCTCCACCAGTGGTTAGTGGTTCAGTCATTCTGATAAAATGGAATAATTCCACCAGTGTTTAGTGGTTCAGTCATTCTGATAAAATGGAACAGTTCCTCCAGTAGTAATCACCAGCGACGCTACACATTAGACACAggacctcctcttcctttccgTACACCATAACTGCTGTACAGTATCTCTTCTATGCCAAAGTTCAACTTTGGACTCTGACTAATATTTACATGAGTGGGATTTGGAGTATCTACGTCGTCTTTACGATGATGCCTCATCTGGAACGCAAGCGGTTCCACTAAATCGCATGTTTCCATGTCGGGACATTGCTTGTTGTCGGTGTGTGGATTTCTTAGAGGGTCCTGAGGCGTAGCAGACGGCGGGAGGCAGCCTGGCCTAAGGTCCTCCAGGCGATCACCAGGAAGGCTCTGATGTACAGTTGTTACATGGACATCTTGAGGGCTCAATTTGGCCACATCGCTCTTCAGTCTTGGAGACCGGAGACAAAACTGCTCTTCTGTCCCGCTATAAAGAGAAGGCAGGATGGAGGGACTAGCGTCACCCCAGATCGATGTATTATCGAAGTAGAGATTTGGGTTATGGATTAAGCCACGTACGGTCGAGTAGGCTTCCTCGTAAGAGAAATAATTATGGTCGACTGCCCCTCCCACGGTACACTCCGCACCATATCTCATACAACTTGGTCCGCGGTCCACCAGAAGGGATTCTGTTCGTCTACGGGGAATCGATGTGAAGAATTCGACGTCGCCGAGTCCCGAAGACGTCCCGCCGGACGGTGGCTGAAGGCGACTGTAGGGCCAGTTGGTGGGTTTAGGGTGTGGCATCCGGGAGTCTGTAGAGATCAAGGGCCACTCCCACGAACTCCACGGGAACCTGTGTTCTTTCATTCGTTCTTGGAGGTCGGCGACAAGGGAGGTGCGACGGAAGAAGGCGTCGTAGATACGGGTTGCGGGAGGGTCATCAGACTGTAGTGAAGGCTCAGGACGCTGTGTGAGCTCAGAATAAGGCCAGAGTCGTGCAGGGGAGGCAGGGCGTGCCTGTGATGAGAGAGGTGACGTAGTATTGCCCAGGAGAATACCAGTATTCAGGAAGGAACAATAAGGACTTCTAAACTGATCAGGAACGTCATGAACTGTACTGTATAACTCCCCCTCaaatggtgttttggttgagctTAACTTTACTTGTGAATCTCTGCTAAACTTCACCATTAGACTgtgatcacctggccagggacttGCCTTGGACGAGGTGGGGAGATATGACGATGGCAAGATGGCCGCCAACACGTCGCTCGctcctggaaaccctccactcggCTGGAACGTACATGGAGGCCTTCCATTCCTGTGTACGGGGGAGTGACATCTTGGCGCGTGGACGGCGACTCTCGGTGACTCTGTTTCCCTCGTTCGAGGTGGAGCGTCTGGTAGGGAACACGTCCCTGACAGGAGGCTGAAGGCCGCTGAGGCGTCGGGCTGCGGGCTGGGGTTCCGCCTGCAGGAGGATCTCGGTAGGTACCTGGGGTCTAGCGTCCAGAGGTTGTCCTTGCCGAAGGGTCGGCGTGGGTCACGCAGAATCTTCCTGAAGCACTGGCAGGAAGATGTGGACATTCTATAGTCGTCTATCGATTCTATAGCCTAACTGCTATCTAACGGCAAGGCATTCAAGTGGCTACCTACTGTCATTAGCAATAATCGGGGCCTTATTCGACCTCAGTGATGTCAAGTGTTGAAAAGGTTAATTTGCATAAGTGATATTATGGGTGTGGGCAAGGATGAGGTAGACTACGGCAGGTCGAGAGACAGGTCACCTACCTGGTTAAGGGAGACGGATGACCTGCCTGGTTCTGGCTGTTGTTTAAGGAAGTAGGAGACCCACCtggttgagggagaggttgtgCCTAAGGGAATTCCGCCAGCCCTGGTAGTGACCCCTGAAGAATGGGTACTGCTGACGGAGGAACTGAGTGATGCCGGCCAGCGTCAGCGCTCCTGACGGCGACGACTGCAGGGCCTCTGCGATCAGCTCCACGTACGACTAACCACAACGAGAGAAGAATGACCAGGATATAGTCACATGACCACAAGATAAAGCGACTATGTGACAAATTGGCACGACtacaggaaggaagaggatatgtagcatgaatataatcataataataataataataataataataataataatagaataactaataataataataattaatctgGCTCTGGCAGCACAAGTGTTGATCTGAATGCCAGACAAGAGCGGGTCGGTGGTAACACCACAGACTTTAAAGCAACACATCCAATACAAGATGGGTCAGCGGGGGTGAGTTTACTCATTCAGGGTATGGCTCTCAATTACAGGGGTCTGGGGTGCCACAGCGGGGATAAATTGAGGGGATATGACTCACCTGCGGAGGTTTGGGGTGCCGGACGTAGGTCCTACGGGCGGCAGAGCGACGCGGCAGGTCCGGTTCCTCGCATACCCATGTAGAGGACGAGGCAGTGAGAGGGGCTGGAGTAGTGATGGAGGCCTGAGGTGGGCTGGAGGCAGAGGAAGCAGGCAGCACTGCAGGGGAGGACTGGGGAGGTGGCGTCGCTGGGAGAGGGGAGGCGACGGGGGAGCCGGGGAGAGGCGATGACGACATGAGAACGAAGGGGAGGAAGCTAGGCGGCCACCACAGCCTAGCTCTTGGACGATAGGGAAGAGCGAGCAGGTCTCGAGGTGAATGAAGAAAACGAGCCATTgaagaaaatgagataagtatacATATCTATGACTACACCTTACACGGCAGTTTTACATAAATTCAAAGAATGCGAAATCAACTTTTAATACTGCAGAACACTACGCACTACAGTAATGCAACTTTTCGTCAACAAAACTGCTACCTTACCCTTCAGTAACCTGAAAAATAAACCGCTACGCTTCAGTAACTTAAAAAGTACCCATCAACACAATCAGAACGGCTCACATACATCAGAACTTCCTTTCACATGCACGACCATACCTTATCACATACATGACTACTTTCCTTCACATGCACGATTACTGCCCTTCACCACAACAACAGAACACTTCAGCAACACAACTACTACCCTTTACTAAGTACATACAACACTACCcgttcaccaacacaaccaatacataccacaaacacaaaacatttcCCAAACCAGCAGTCACTAAGCTTTACCAACACAACCAATTTCCCTCACTGTGACAATCTCTCTACAGACTTAGTCATAATACCAACATACCCTTCCACCAATAGATTCACAGCTCAGCTATAATGTTACTCTTCACCTAAATTCAACACACGCTGTTCCCCATCATCGCGTTAATATTCCCCACCAACATTTAACATCCTTCAACAACATATTACTGTCCTTGACAAATAACTCACCATTATAATTTCTTTCCTAACACAATAATTGGCCATCATTAGTATAATCAGTAATCCATATGGCAACATAATTAACATCGTCAACACAATTAGTGGCCTTTGATGAAGCATCAGATAAGTCCACCAACACAAGTATTGTAATTTACCTACACAATTATATTCCACTCAAATCAACAAGGGCATTTAAGAGATATATGGGAAAAGAGACTCACCTTCTGAATTTACGGTGGCGCAGCAGCGATTGAGACGCCACAGAAAAGAGATGGTCGGAAAAAATAAAAACGGAGCGGGCGGGGGAcgacacacattatatatacgtatatcttaTGGCGGGAGGCTCGCGCATGCCCGGATGTCAACAAACAATGGCGGGAAACCTGAGCCTGCAAGGAACATAAACCTTAAGACGGAAATGTTTCTGTCCTGAccacccctccctttccctcgtaTATTTGTTGGCGACAACTTATTTCTGCTCGTGTATTTGATCGGATATTCTATATTCTTCTCGAAAATTCAGCACACTTTTCTTAATCTGAGAGTCGTAATGCTCCCACACATCCCTGTTCATATTATTTCATATTAGTATTTCCTTTCATATATCAAGTTATTGACGAAATCTGTTTTACATAGTTAGcaaaccatattttttttctatatgtactACCCGGCATGACTGACAAGCAATCGATGCAATTGATATTTGCTTTATAGAATTAAAGGATTAGACATTCATTCTTACGCACATACAAGGTTTTATCTATCAAACTGCATTTGACTCATAGTCTTCACGAAAGATGTAAATGCGCGGTtgggtattaaaaaaaaaaaaaaggcaaaggcgCTGAATGACCGTTAATCTGCTGGGTTATACACGGGATCACGTGACACTGGAGATAAACAGATGGCGCTGGATGACCATTAATTTGCTTGCAGGCTTTTATACCGATCACTTGTGACTGGAGACAAACAAGCGTGGCCCTAAAGATCTCTTCACTTACATAGTTTCAAAATGTATATGTACCTAAGGACAGTCCCGGTGATTACCATGAAAATACATATACTAAGAGATGCGAACAATACGAACCTGAAATGATTCATGTTTTCGTTCTGTGTTTGAGCTGATGGAATCAACACAGAGGTCTACTGAAAGCCAAGATGTAGACGAAGATCTTTGTGATATAATCTATTATATACTTCTCTATAAGAAATTATACCATCGCGTTATAGCAGGAGGCAACAGCCAGGCCCAGGCGGGCGGTCTGTAACCACGGTCGAGGACAATAGCCTGGCCAAGGTAGTCCGTGGCAACAGGCCGGGGCAAGAGCTTGGCCCCAGGCGGTCCGTAGCAACAGGCGCGGCCAAGAGCCTGACCCGGGTGGTTCGTAGCTACGGACTGGAGCAAGAACCTGGCCCAGGCGGTCCGTGGCAACAGACGGGGGTAAAAGCCTGGGCCAAGTGGTTCGTAGCTACGGACCAGGGCAAGAGCCTGGGCCGGGTGGACCGTGGCTACGGACACAGGCGGCAGCACCACAAATATTGACGCTCTGATTGTTTCCTGACCAGATTAAGTGGGAGGCtctcgtgtgtgttgtgtctgtataCACCGTAACTTGACACCCGTCCCGCCGTCCACCGGCCCCGTCGTTCACTGGCCCCGCCGTCCAATGGCCCTGCCGTCCACTGACCCTGTTGGCTAGCCCCGTCCATTGCCCCTGCCGTCCACTGTCTCCGCCCACTGGCCCGGTCGGCTTGTCCCAACGTCTACTGGCCCCGTCGGCTGCTTCCGCCCACTAGCCCCGTCGGCTTGTCTCGTTCAGTTTAACAATTGTTTTGTtacacttgttcgccgtttcccgcattagcgaggcagcgccagaaacaaagaaaatgcctcaccgttcacatccattctctagctgccatgtgtaacgcatcgaaaccactggcccttgtccacaaccaggaccAACAGACCTTTTCCTGGTGTCCcccgactgcttcatatgccctagttcagtccattgacatcacttcgccccctgtataccacaacgatccaattcattctatccattgCAAGCCTATGCCTCTCAAGCATTTTCAGGGACGTAGAACTTAAATTTTATATACCCCATTGCTTAGTCTCCCATTTGGTCTCAACCTTCTCCaagtcccttccacttctgacgcatgcATCCTTTTAGTTAatttcttttcactcattctatccatctgtctagaCCATTTTAACATGCCGCTTCATCTCTTGCAACCAAACTCTCGTTATcattcagttatcattattaatctCCATTACAATCACTACTTTACGATCATTCTAATCTTACTACttttcattaatgttattatcactatcaatAGAATTAGTAGAAGTAGCAATAGtagtggtaacagtagtagttgtagtagcaatGTTAGTGGTAATATCACAGGTACTGTGGAGTCGTTGTGAAAGGTTAAATCATAAAACAAACTACATCACTTAACTTTATTCCTAGGAGCCAACCCCAGCTGTATGTAGCCCATCACCCAAGATGGAAGCAAGCACAGGAGACACGTCCTGCCCTGCTGTGAGGCAGCAGGAGACGCAGGGAAGCTGCGGAGACATTACTGACAGCAGGGTGCAACTAAGCAGAGGCAGCAGGGAGATGAGGCCCGTCACTAGCAGGAGACTACCAGACGGTGGGGCAGCAGAAGACGCGGACGTCATTGAGGGAGGTGTCGTCGGAGACTCCCTGGTAGGGTTCGACTTTGGTCTGGACGCCGCAGACGGCGGTGTCAGGAGGGCAGGAAGCCCAGTCCCCCCAGTTTCCCCATGTCTCACCCCCGCCCGTCAAAATATCCTAAAAAAGAATGGACAAATATGTTACAGTTTCTAAATTACCTTCTGTTCAGTCGCTTAATGTCTAGCCTGACCCATAGACGGTATGACCTGACCTATGAACTTAGATTAGGATGTGACCTGACCTAGGGATCCTAGGTGTGACCTGAACTACGAACCTGATGTGACCTAATCCATGGTAAAAGTGACACGTCAAGTTTTATAGCCAGGAATATAAACCATATAACGAAAGACGCAATACTTACTCTTGACAGCTCCCTTGACAGACCTCATCTACAGCAAACGGAAAAgtagaacagataaagaaaagagCAACAAAACCAAGTTTGTTACTCTAAACAAACCTTGTGAAGATAGTCTCAGCAATTTAACCTAAGCGGGAAAGCAAATGTAAATGCAACATATATTACCCATTGAAATATATCTATtatctttccacattcaagcctgCCGTCCTAATCATTTCTGGGCTCGTTGGCTAGAACAGAACGGTTTCTCTACTCCTACTTTCTTATAACGTCTCCATTTCAGTAGACTCGCCCCCAGCTGATGTACACCAAAACGGCTTGGTGACTGAGAGGGGAATcttctgcgctctctctctctctctctctccttacgaaCTCTGAATATCATAACTATCTTCCAGCAGAGGACCTCGTCTCAGACCATCCAGTCTTCCGTTTTCTCTCCTTTCCCTATACATTCCCACAGACTACCAATGGGGGCCTCGGGCATTCCTGACCTACGGACCTAGGGTGTGTGACCTGAACCtagtgtgtgtgacctgacctcaggaTAGTGCGAGCAGGTGAACATGATATCGGTGGCGGCGACCTCGTCGAAGGAGTTTTCTGGCTCGACCCGCAACCTGAACCTCTCCACGTACTCGGGCACGGGGCACGCCCTACCTCCTGCGCGGGGAGGAAGAAAAGGATACAGGAGGGTGTTCGTATCCCTCAAGGATCTATACAGGCCTGGTCCTTGTATTGCCGGGATCTAGTTCTCAGAACGTAACTCACCCCGGCTTCCTAAGAATCACAAAGGCTTAAAATATTTAATAAACTCCGAAGATCCACGAAGGAAAACGTACAAATCCAGTTCATAATAAACACTAAATGTTATTACAATACTGGGGATAAATACGattacaatgaaaatataattcatgGGAAACAGACATAAATGGAACCTAAAGACTAACAGAGACGGTCCCCAAACTAGCCATGAGCACCACAGACCTCGCCAGGTGCCGAAGTCGCCGACGGTGCTGGAAACGGAGGAGGCCAGAGCTCCTCCCTGGTGGCGGCACTGGAAGAGGACGCCGTTGGCCGCAGTGTTGTCCCACGTCACGGGCGCCTCTGACTGTACCCAGACGCAGCAGAAGGTGGCGTAACGACACAGCAAAAGATGGTGCAAAATACATGGGTTATCATGTGAAGGTATCTACTAAAATGGCTTCATTGACTCCACTGTTCTTATGACCACACAAATACCACAAAAGTAAAAACCTGGAGCTTTCCAGGCGGTCATATCAACAAGTTATTCTATTCAATAAAAAACCAAATGGGTATTTACTAGTATATCAAGCCTGTGTTTACAAAGGCTCCATATAATAAGCCTATTATCAAATATGttagaataaataataataatatgggtgAGGGTGCTATAAACCCACTGAGAATTGGccgtacgatctttgagtacgacggtgcggcccttgagtacgacagtacggtccttgagtacgacggtacgaccctgggttatgatagtttgacctctgacctaaccctttaaAATGACAGACCATCACACCCATGGGTTGTAGCGTCGCGCTCCAAGGATCGTgcttttgtgctcaagggtcgtaacgtcttgcggCAGTCGCTCAACAAAAtttcaaatctttaccttcagCTCGACAGAGTCTGCGAAGGAGTTTGGTGGACAGAGATCCGGGTTACCCCACAAACCCCAGGCACCGCTCAGGGGCGACGACACATTCGCCACGATCCCCGGCCACGACGAATatgctgggggagggaaaggaagagccTCATGGTTCATCAAGTTTGTCGTCTGCTGTGGGTGAACGGAGCAACGGCCTTGTCAAGTGGTGTGACTACTcgaaataacaaagaaaaaaatagatggcGAAAGTACTAAATTCTATGTTGTTTCAGGTCCACGCCACACGCCA
This Panulirus ornatus isolate Po-2019 chromosome 29, ASM3632096v1, whole genome shotgun sequence DNA region includes the following protein-coding sequences:
- the LOC139758010 gene encoding vitelline membrane outer layer protein 1-like, whose amino-acid sequence is MSSLVRVLLLLAAAAAALTVVSGLNLTGVITSPRTLLEGEKLYLFCQAEGHFLACGWDSPLEGIIYPGDLDPEGDIAPLPGFNCGIVVHNVSLRHAGHWTCIATTDHDFQAAGGDVTVKPYSSWPGIVANVSSPLSGAWGLWGNPDLCPPNSFADSVELKSEAPVTWDNTAANGVLFQCRHQGGALASSVSSTVGDFGTWRGGRACPVPEYVERFRLRVEPENSFDEVAATDIMFTCSHYPEDILTGGGETWGNWGDWASCPPDTAVCGVQTKVEPYQGVSDDTSLNDVRVFCCPTVW
- the LOC139758008 gene encoding uncharacterized protein isoform X1; translated protein: MARFLHSPRDLLALPYRPRARLWWPPSFLPFVLMSSSPLPGSPVASPLPATPPPQSSPAVLPASSASSPPQASITTPAPLTASSSTWVCEEPDLPRRSAARRTYVRHPKPPQSYVELIAEALQSSPSGALTLAGITQFLRQQYPFFRGHYQGWRNSLRHNLSLNQCFRKILRDPRRPFGKDNLWTLDPRYLPRSSCRRNPSPQPDASAAFSLLSGTCSLPDAPPRTRETESPRVAVHAPRCHSPVHRNGRPPCTFQPSGGFPGASDVLAAILPSSYLPTSSKASPWPGDHSLMVKFSRDSQVKLSSTKTPFEGELYSTVHDVPDQFRSPYCSFLNTGILLGNTTSPLSSQARPASPARLWPYSELTQRPEPSLQSDDPPATRIYDAFFRRTSLVADLQERMKEHRFPWSSWEWPLISTDSRMPHPKPTNWPYSRLQPPSGGTSSGLGDVEFFTSIPRRRTESLLVDRGPSCMRYGAECTVGGAVDHNYFSYEEAYSTVRGLIHNPNLYFDNTSIWGDASPSILPSLYSGTEEQFCLRSPRLKSDVAKLSPQDVHVTTVHQSLPGDRLEDLRPGCLPPSATPQDPLRNPHTDNKQCPDMETCDLVEPLAFQMRHHRKDDVDTPNPTHVNISQSPKLNFGIEEILYSSYGVRKGRGGPVSNV
- the LOC139758008 gene encoding uncharacterized protein isoform X2: MARFLHSPRDLLALPYRPRARLWWPPSFLPFVLMSSSPLPGSPVASPLPATPPPQSSPAVLPASSASSPPQASITTPAPLTASSSTWVCEEPDLPRRSAARRTYVRHPKPPQSYVELIAEALQSSPSGALTLAGITQFLRQQYPFFRGHYQGWRNSLRHNLSLNQCFRKILRDPRRPFGKDNLWTLDPRYLPRSSCRRNPSPQPDASAAFSLLSGTCSLPDAPPRTRETESPRVAVHAPRCHSPVHRNGRPPCTFQPSGGFPGASDVLAAILPSSYLPTSSKARPASPARLWPYSELTQRPEPSLQSDDPPATRIYDAFFRRTSLVADLQERMKEHRFPWSSWEWPLISTDSRMPHPKPTNWPYSRLQPPSGGTSSGLGDVEFFTSIPRRRTESLLVDRGPSCMRYGAECTVGGAVDHNYFSYEEAYSTVRGLIHNPNLYFDNTSIWGDASPSILPSLYSGTEEQFCLRSPRLKSDVAKLSPQDVHVTTVHQSLPGDRLEDLRPGCLPPSATPQDPLRNPHTDNKQCPDMETCDLVEPLAFQMRHHRKDDVDTPNPTHVNISQSPKLNFGIEEILYSSYGVRKGRGGPVSNV